A genome region from Bacteroidota bacterium includes the following:
- a CDS encoding CvpA family protein, protein MFLCIVWIGVSIGAWFLAKLFEGLVSITALGLFNKIAGAIFGVLKYAFLVGLFLYFFNKADARFKWLDTDKKAESIFYYPLLKVGSIV, encoded by the coding sequence ATGTTCTTATGCATTGTGTGGATCGGTGTTAGCATTGGTGCATGGTTTCTTGCTAAACTTTTCGAAGGTTTAGTTAGCATTACCGCACTTGGGCTCTTCAACAAAATTGCCGGAGCGATTTTTGGAGTTTTAAAATATGCTTTTCTTGTTGGATTGTTTCTTTACTTTTTCAATAAAGCAGATGCAAGATTCAAATGGCTGGACACAGATAAAAAGGCGGAATCGATTTTTTATTATCCGTTGCTGAAGGTGGGTTCTATAGTTTGA
- a CDS encoding CvpA family protein: MQTIDIAILILLAFGAIRGFIKGFIFEVAMLGALVLCYFLGFKMAAAVAEFLFKTFGGSPETLRYVLMHCVDRC; encoded by the coding sequence ATGCAAACAATCGACATCGCCATACTGATACTACTAGCCTTCGGCGCAATCCGAGGCTTCATCAAAGGTTTTATCTTTGAGGTTGCAATGTTAGGCGCACTAGTGTTGTGTTATTTTCTTGGATTCAAAATGGCGGCAGCTGTTGCGGAATTTTTATTCAAAACATTTGGGGGTTCACCGGAAACATTACGATATGTTCTTATGCATTGTGTGGATCGGTGTTAG
- a CDS encoding TerB family tellurite resistance protein — protein MSSWNKWIFGGLGWAVGGPIGGILGFALGSITEESSLKIQTGSPNTPPGFLANDFSAALLVLCAAVMKADQRILKSELDFVRNFFNRQFGEAHTQERMLLFREILKQDIQIGQVSQQIRQYVDPPSRLELIHLLFGLASSDGAVGQEELNVISQISHLIGVSQADFNSIKAMFIVEVDSSYKILEVEKTATNDEVKKAYRRMAVKYHPDKVHHLGPEYQKDAQEKFKKINEAYEKVKKERREL, from the coding sequence ATGTCAAGCTGGAATAAATGGATCTTCGGTGGCCTAGGTTGGGCAGTTGGTGGACCAATAGGTGGAATCCTTGGATTTGCTTTAGGTTCTATCACAGAAGAAAGTAGTCTTAAAATTCAAACCGGAAGTCCGAATACACCACCGGGTTTTTTAGCGAATGATTTTAGCGCAGCATTGCTTGTGCTTTGTGCTGCTGTAATGAAAGCAGATCAACGAATCCTAAAGTCTGAACTGGATTTCGTTCGGAATTTTTTTAATCGCCAATTCGGCGAAGCACATACGCAAGAGCGGATGCTGCTATTCCGCGAAATTCTTAAACAGGATATTCAGATCGGACAAGTTAGTCAGCAGATCAGACAATACGTTGATCCACCGTCACGACTTGAATTGATCCACTTATTATTCGGACTTGCTTCGAGTGATGGAGCGGTTGGACAGGAAGAATTGAATGTGATCAGTCAGATCAGTCACCTTATTGGAGTATCGCAAGCAGATTTCAACAGCATCAAAGCGATGTTCATTGTTGAAGTTGATTCATCGTACAAAATTCTTGAAGTTGAAAAAACTGCTACTAACGATGAAGTGAAGAAAGCATATCGTAGAATGGCCGTAAAGTATCACCCCGATAAAGTTCATCACCTTGGTCCCGAATATCAGAAAGATGCACAGGAGAAGTTTAAGAAGATCAATGAGGCGTATGAGAAGGTGAAGAAGGAGCGGAGGGAATTATAA